The stretch of DNA GGGTCGGTCATGCCGCCGCGAATGGCACGACATCCTTTCATGCTGCCTATGGCCAGCAATCGATGCGCAACATCAACGAGACCATGGTCAACGCCACCAGCGACAGCATCGAGCGAATTGCCGCGACGCTGGTCGCGGCGCGACGGGTCTTTGTCAACGCGCAGATGGGACAGCGCCATATCGGGTCCTATGCCAGCTATGTGGCATCGCTGGCGTTCGACAATTGGGAGGTTCTTGGCATCGACCCGGCCAGCACCGGCAGCCAGATGCGTCGCCTGAGTGCCGATGACGCCATGATCTGTCTGAGTGTCAGCCCCTATGCCGCCAGCACGCTGTCGCTTGCCGAATCGGGGCGGGCGCGGGGTGCCACCATCATTGCCGTCACCGATTCGCCAAACGCGCCACTTGCCGAATGTGCCGATGACATACTTGTTGCCGCCACGGCGAACCAGCATTTCTTCGCCTCTCAGCTTGGCACGATGTATCTTATTGAGGTGATTCTGGGTTTGATGGTTGCGAAATCTGGCGGCAACGTTCAGTCTAATCTTGCAAAAACCGAATTATTCTCCACAGAAACCGGAGAATATCTGAAGCGGTGATCAGCCGCTTAATAACTGTGAATGGGAGAACTTATCCATGATGAAGAGACTTTTGGCTTCTGCGCTGGCAGGTGCGTTTGCACTGGCCCCGCTGGCTGCGTCAGCTGACGGGCATGCCTGCAAGAACGAAGTGTGGAACAAGGTGATGTCGCGCGGCAAGATCGTTGTTGGCGTAAAGGCCGACTACAAGCCGTGGGGTTTTCGTGACACCAGCGGCGAGATTGTCGGAATGGAAATCGACATGGCAAAGGATGTTGCGGCCAAGATGGGCGTCGATATCGAGCTTGTCGCCGTTCAGTCCTCGAACCGCATGCAGTTCCTCGAGCAGGGCAAGATCGACCTGATGATCGCCACCATGTCGGACCGTAAGGACCGCCGTGAGATTGTCGGCATTGTCGGCCCGAACTACTATACTTCGGGCACAAACGTGATGTCGCCAAAGGCGCTTGGCCTGAAGAACTGGGAAGATCTTCGCGGCAAGCCGGTCTGTGGCAAGCAGGGCGCGTTCTACAACCAGATCGTCGAAGAGCGCTATGGCGCCCAGATCATCGCCTTCACCGGCAATGCCGAGGCCAAGCAGGCGCTTCGCGACAAGAAGTGTATCGCCTGGGTGTATGATGACAGCTCGATCGGCTCGGACCTCAGCTCCGGCGAGTGGGACGAATTCGAAATGCCGCTGGCATCCGAGGACGACAACCCTTGGGCACTCGCCGTTCCGTCAAAGGAGCGCAACTGTGTCTTCGGTCGCTTCATGGCCGGCATGCAGTATCAGTGGCACCAGGACGGCTCGCTGATCGCGCTTGAGAAAAAATGGGGCATCAAGCCAACCAAATATCTCGCCGATTACAACGCACGCATGAAAGACTGGCTGGCCGACTAAAGCGGGCCGCCACCAAATGAAAGGGCCCCGCCGGCAAAGTCGGCGGGGTCATATGTGATATTATGGATCTTGTTGCTGATTTTTTCCGCGAACTTGCTGCCGATTATCCCAGATGGAATTTCATCTGGCTTTATGAGCCTGTGCAGCAGGGCAAGATTCTGTCCGGGATCTGGATGACAATCAAACTGTCGCTTGCCTGTCTGTTGCTGTCGATGGTTATTGGCGTTCTGGGCGCCTTCGCACAGGGAAGCCGCAACATCATCCTGCGGCGCCTCGTCCAGGGTTATATCCAGTTCTTTCGCAACACACCGCCCTATGTGCAGTTGCTGTTCTTTTATTTCGCCCTTGGCCAGTTCACCCCGACTTACAGCCCCGATGGCTGGCTTGAGATGCCGATCATCTCGAATGTCGGCTGGGCCATTATTTCCCTGTCCTTTTTTGCCGGCGCCTTCAATGTCGAGATTTTCCGGGCCGGCATCGAGGCTGTTCCCGAAAGTACCCGCGAGGCATCAGAATCGCTGGGCTTCTCGCGTGGACAAACCTATCGCTATGTGGTGTTGCCGCTGGCATTGCGGGTGTCGCTGCCGGCGCTGAACAACAATCTTGTCAATCTTGTGAAGACAACCACCCAGGCGTTCGGCATTGCGGTGCCGGAACTTCTCTACCAGTCGGTGACGATCTGGAACGACTACCCGTCAGCGCTCTATCCAACGATGCTGCTGGTGTTCGTTGTCTATATCGTTCTTGTCGGTCTGCTGGTGATGAGCATGAACCGCTGGGAAAACAGCATGAGGATTCCGGGCTATGGCACCTGAGCGACGGCACACCGCCTATCCCGGCGTTAATGCGCGTGCCAGCACCGATCTGCCGGTGATGAAGCCGCTGCGCCTGACGGCCGCCGGCCCGACGGCAACACAGTGGCTTGCCAGCCTGCCTTCATGGACCCCGCTATTGTTGATGACACCGCTGGTGCTGTGGCCGTTCTATGCCCAGGCAGCCGGCAAATTCACCGTGGTGACGGCCTTTGCGACTTTGGTGAAATGGATCCCGTTCCTGTTCAAATCGGGGTTCCTGTTCAACATCCTGATTTCGATGTTCGCGATGCTGTTCGGCACACTTGCCGGGGCGGCGCTTGGTCTTGGCCAGATTTCCAAGCTGTCCGTCATTCGACGATCAGCCTGGTTCCTGACCCAGCTGTTCCGCAATTCACCCTGGCTGGTGATCCTGTTCATCGTTCTTCTTGCGCTGCCGTTCGAGATCGTGATTTTCGGTGTGATCATCTCGATCCCGGACTGGATGAAGGCCGTATTCGGCCTGTCACTGCCAATCATGGCCAATATTTCCGAAATTGTCCGCGGTGCCGTGCAGTCGGTGCCGACCGCACAATGGGAAGCCGCCGAAAGTCTGGCGTTCAGCCGCCAGCAGACGCTGTGGCGGATCATCCTGCCACAATGTTTCAAGCGGATGATCCCGCCCTGGATGAACTGGTATGCCATCCTGACAATGGCAACCCCTCTCTGCTCGCTTCTCGGGGTCGAGGAAATCATCACCCTGTCACGTCAGGCGATGGAAGCCGAAAACAACCATCCCGAACTGCTGGTTCCGTTCTATTCCTTCGCGCTGGCACTGTTCTTCTTCTACTGCTACCCGATCGCGCGTGTAACCATTGCCCTCGAACGCAGATACGCGGTCAAACTCTAGGAGACGCATCATGACCGAATGGACCGATAAAGAGCCCATTGTCTCGATCCGGGACGTGCATAAATATTTTGGCGATCTTCAAGTTCTCAAGGGAGTCTCGCTTGATGTCATGAAGGGCGAGGTGGTCTGCGTCATCGGCCCGTCCGGATCAGGCAAATCCACATTGATCCGCTGCGTCAACGCCCTGAACGACATTCAGGGCGGCACCATAACCGTACGCGGAATCGACCTTACCGATCCACATCTCGACAAGCTGGAGCTTCGCAAGCGGGTCGGCATGGTGTTTCAGCAATATAACCTGTTTCCCCACAAGACCGCGCTTGAGAACATCATGATGGCACCGATGCTGGTGCTGAAAGAAAACGAGGACGAGGTTCGCCAGCGGGCGCGCGATCTGATGCGCAAGGTCCGCCTGGAAGGCAAGGAAGATGCCTATCCCGGTGAATTGTCGGGGGGCCAGCAACAGCGTGTCGCCATCGCCCGGTCACTGGCGATGAGCCCCGATGTGATGCTGTTCGACGAGGTGACAGCGGCGCTGGACCCGGAAACCGTGAAAGAAGTTCTGGTCACCATCAAGGAACTGGCACAGGACGGCATGACCTGTATTCTGGTCACGCATGAAATGGGCTTTGCGCGAGAGGTGGCGGACCACATCTATTTCACCGATCACGGCGTGATTGTCGAACATGGCCCACCAAGCACCTTTTTCAGCAAGGCCAAGGACCCACGCACAAAGGAATTCCTCAGCCAGATCCTGTAGGCCAAAACCGGATCGCGGCCGGTCTGCGGTCAGCCAATGACCGGCAACACTGCCGGGGCCCGGCGGGTCAGCAATTCAGCACCGCCGGCGCGCACCACGATATTTTCCTCATGCACCATCATCAGCCCGTCCCCGTAGGACAGGGACGGCTCGATGGTCAGGACCATGTTTTCGGAAAGCTCCGTGCTGTCGAACATGGCATGTGACGGCTGTTCGGTGAGCTGCATGCCAAGCCCGTGGCCAAGCCGCCCCACGCCGCCGCCGCTTTCATCCATCTCGGCGATCACCTCCGACATGGCGACAAACAGATCGCGGCAGCTATTGCCGGGCCGGGCCGCCGCGATGCCGGCCTCGGTCGCACGCCACAGCACATCATATGCCCGCCTTGCGGTATCATCAGCGCGGCCGATGGCCCAGTTCCGGTCAAAGTCACAATAATAGCCGTCCCAACTGCATCCCGTATCAAGCATCAGCACATCACCGGGCCGCAGCGGGCGTGACGATGGCGGGGAAATCACATCCGCATAACCACCCTGATCGGCACCGCCGACAAGATAGGGCGCATCATCGGCCCCAAGACCGATGGCGGTACGGCGAAATTCGCGGAACACTGAATCAAGGGGCAGACCTTCGCTGACAAATTGTGGTACCGCGTCAAACGCCGCCGAACCAATGGCACAGATATGGCGAAGTTTTGCGATCTCGGCGTCGCTTTTCACCATCCGCATTCCCTGAACAAGCGCCGTTACATCGGCAATCTTCATCCCCGGCAGCGCCGCCACAAGCCGCTCCCAGTCGGCAAGCGGCATCCGAAGATGCGTTTCATGGCCCTTCATGATCCCAAGCACCGCACCGTCGCGCGCCAATGGTGACAGCAATTCGACAAGCAGACTGACACCGTCATCAGTCGGGGCCGGCGCGCTCCATGTCCGGATATCGTCAAGCCAGCCACGCTTCATCAATGGCGCGCCAATTTCAGGAATGACCGCAACCGGCTTGCCGGTTGGCGGCACAAAAACAAACCAGGGCCGGGTCGGGCTTTGCCAGAACAGGGTGTTGAACCCGGTAAAATACCGGACTTCCGGTTCGCTCATCAGCAACAGCCCGGCGATGCCATCTGCAGCCATCAGGGCCTGTGCGCGGGCTGTGCGCGCCGCGAATTCTGCAACGTCAAAGCCGCGCTCGGGGGGATTCGGGAGGATGGCAGAGGTCATATCGTCATATCCTTGCAGCCGCCCCCTGGTATGCGGGGTGGCACCAGATAGTGGAATGTCGGGCCCGATTGATCAAGCCGGCTGATCGTGACAGACGGGAATGGTCCCGGCATCAGGCAGGGTCTGGCCGCGTGCCATATTTGCTGGCAAGTGCCAGACAGTCGGACCATGACATCATTGCATCCGTGGTCCCGATATGCCGCATCGACGCTGCCGCCGCGGCATGCGCAAGCGCCATAACACGGTCCAGCGCCCATCCTTCATGAAGAGCATATAGTGCCCCTGCCGCAAAGGCGTCTCCTGCCCCGTTCGATCCTGCGATCTGATCGGCAGGGATGTTCACCGACGGCGTGATCAGTTGCTGCCCCTGCCTTGTCACGGCAATGGCAGCCGCAGGAAAATGCACGATGACAACTTCCATAATGCCACCGGCAAGCACCTTCACAGCGTCGGCAAGGCAGGAATCGATATCCGTGTCCTGGCCAAGCGTGACTGGCCGTCCGGCAAGGGCGGCAATCTCGAATTCATTCACAATCAGATAGTCCAGATGCGCAAGGCAGGGCGTGACAATTTCATGCAGCCTTGCCGCCGGCAGCGAACACATCTCGAAATTTGTCTTCAGACCAGCCGCCCTGGCAGCCTTCAGCACAGCGACCCAGCCATTGGCATCATCCTTCCATGCCGCGTCCATCTGTGCATGAAGACCCGGCAGGCCAAGATGAAGAATGCGCGCCCTGCAATCTTCAAACGAGAACTGGTCCGGGGTCAGTTCACCGCTTGTGCCA from Alphaproteobacteria bacterium LSUCC0719 encodes:
- a CDS encoding amino acid ABC transporter ATP-binding protein, producing the protein MTEWTDKEPIVSIRDVHKYFGDLQVLKGVSLDVMKGEVVCVIGPSGSGKSTLIRCVNALNDIQGGTITVRGIDLTDPHLDKLELRKRVGMVFQQYNLFPHKTALENIMMAPMLVLKENEDEVRQRARDLMRKVRLEGKEDAYPGELSGGQQQRVAIARSLAMSPDVMLFDEVTAALDPETVKEVLVTIKELAQDGMTCILVTHEMGFAREVADHIYFTDHGVIVEHGPPSTFFSKAKDPRTKEFLSQIL
- a CDS encoding transporter substrate-binding domain-containing protein, with amino-acid sequence MMKRLLASALAGAFALAPLAASADGHACKNEVWNKVMSRGKIVVGVKADYKPWGFRDTSGEIVGMEIDMAKDVAAKMGVDIELVAVQSSNRMQFLEQGKIDLMIATMSDRKDRREIVGIVGPNYYTSGTNVMSPKALGLKNWEDLRGKPVCGKQGAFYNQIVEERYGAQIIAFTGNAEAKQALRDKKCIAWVYDDSSIGSDLSSGEWDEFEMPLASEDDNPWALAVPSKERNCVFGRFMAGMQYQWHQDGSLIALEKKWGIKPTKYLADYNARMKDWLAD
- a CDS encoding amino acid ABC transporter permease; the encoded protein is MDLVADFFRELAADYPRWNFIWLYEPVQQGKILSGIWMTIKLSLACLLLSMVIGVLGAFAQGSRNIILRRLVQGYIQFFRNTPPYVQLLFFYFALGQFTPTYSPDGWLEMPIISNVGWAIISLSFFAGAFNVEIFRAGIEAVPESTREASESLGFSRGQTYRYVVLPLALRVSLPALNNNLVNLVKTTTQAFGIAVPELLYQSVTIWNDYPSALYPTMLLVFVVYIVLVGLLVMSMNRWENSMRIPGYGT
- a CDS encoding carbohydrate kinase family protein, with the translated sequence MTAAGDRCGFITGGTWCADHNKLVERWPAEEDLVIILAEEIRGGGSACNLALDIRRLDPAIPVATIGVLGDDADGRVLVDQAGAAGLDCGGLVMMPGRRTTFTDAFTAGDTGRRTHLYHAGTSGELTPDQFSFEDCRARILHLGLPGLHAQMDAAWKDDANGWVAVLKAARAAGLKTNFEMCSLPAARLHEIVTPCLAHLDYLIVNEFEIAALAGRPVTLGQDTDIDSCLADAVKVLAGGIMEVVIVHFPAAAIAVTRQGQQLITPSVNIPADQIAGSNGAGDAFAAGALYALHEGWALDRVMALAHAAAAASMRHIGTTDAMMSWSDCLALASKYGTRPDPA
- a CDS encoding M24 family metallopeptidase is translated as MTSAILPNPPERGFDVAEFAARTARAQALMAADGIAGLLLMSEPEVRYFTGFNTLFWQSPTRPWFVFVPPTGKPVAVIPEIGAPLMKRGWLDDIRTWSAPAPTDDGVSLLVELLSPLARDGAVLGIMKGHETHLRMPLADWERLVAALPGMKIADVTALVQGMRMVKSDAEIAKLRHICAIGSAAFDAVPQFVSEGLPLDSVFREFRRTAIGLGADDAPYLVGGADQGGYADVISPPSSRPLRPGDVLMLDTGCSWDGYYCDFDRNWAIGRADDTARRAYDVLWRATEAGIAAARPGNSCRDLFVAMSEVIAEMDESGGGVGRLGHGLGMQLTEQPSHAMFDSTELSENMVLTIEPSLSYGDGLMMVHEENIVVRAGGAELLTRRAPAVLPVIG
- a CDS encoding MurR/RpiR family transcriptional regulator; amino-acid sequence: MHIRQVIEDQADSLSPQLRQAADYVAANPIEVSFRSMRYIADKTGLTPPTFTRLARSLGFESYESLKEACRAAAKDTYSGYRERAEALRVGHAAANGTTSFHAAYGQQSMRNINETMVNATSDSIERIAATLVAARRVFVNAQMGQRHIGSYASYVASLAFDNWEVLGIDPASTGSQMRRLSADDAMICLSVSPYAASTLSLAESGRARGATIIAVTDSPNAPLAECADDILVAATANQHFFASQLGTMYLIEVILGLMVAKSGGNVQSNLAKTELFSTETGEYLKR
- a CDS encoding amino acid ABC transporter permease, with the translated sequence MAPERRHTAYPGVNARASTDLPVMKPLRLTAAGPTATQWLASLPSWTPLLLMTPLVLWPFYAQAAGKFTVVTAFATLVKWIPFLFKSGFLFNILISMFAMLFGTLAGAALGLGQISKLSVIRRSAWFLTQLFRNSPWLVILFIVLLALPFEIVIFGVIISIPDWMKAVFGLSLPIMANISEIVRGAVQSVPTAQWEAAESLAFSRQQTLWRIILPQCFKRMIPPWMNWYAILTMATPLCSLLGVEEIITLSRQAMEAENNHPELLVPFYSFALALFFFYCYPIARVTIALERRYAVKL